The DNA sequence tgaaatttttttaatgaaatattttgtttagatagaaaaatttaaaaacatctaaaatgtattttttttttgaagtattttaaTCAGCTAAATTACAAAGAattcaaatatcataaaaaaaggtaaaattggaaattcttctcactcaacctcacactcTGGACTCAACCCCAAACGGACCCGGCAAATCCGACAACCATGTTAGGCTGGCTAGACACTCCAAACGGATTAGACCGACCTGACAACACAAACGGATCGAgcaggcccgatgacccagacgaaCTGGGTGACCTGATAACAAACGGATTGGGCGAGTTTGACAACTCAAACAGGTCAGTGAGTCTGATGGCCCAAGCAAGACCGGCGACATGTCGGACAGGCCCAATGGCCCAACCAACTCGTTCACCGACAAGCGTGAGCAACCAGACAACCTAGACAGGACCGATGGTCCGACGACTCGGGCGATACCGGTTGGCTCAACGACAAACTTGTCGGGTGTGTCCAATGACACAAATAGGCCTGACAACCCAGATGGGTCAGGCGCGATCAATGATCCAGTGGGTCCAAGTTGGGCCAACGACTTAGACGGGCTGGGTCGGGCTGGGTTGACAAATTTGACGAGCATGATCTGCCCGTATGGGCCGTCAAGTTGATCATGCTTGTCTAGATCATTGAACCGACCCAACCTAACTCTTCTGGGTCGTCGAGtccgtttccaaatttatcatgaactcaaaacataattaagcctaaaataaatatttttaaaatgaaattttatcccataaaaaattcaataattttatctaaaaaagaaattgaaatataagttattttaatttctttatctaaacaagttatttagaaaataaagaaaatttaattgcaaacaattcaaatacaaaatattttaatttttaagcaTTATCGAAATGTTTCCTCCAAACACAGAATTCATTCCTTCAAAtacaatacattttaatttttaagcaTTATCGAAATGTTTCCTACAAACACAGAGTTCATTCCTTCTTGTGACTTGTATTTAATACTCGCAAGAAATATCTAATGAAATTCATATGCAAATTTTAAAGAATCAAAGACAATGGATgatgataattttataattaaattttgataattttttttaagatttataataatttgaggtgatatttttaagtaattttgaaatataaaataataaaaaatagaaagttattttaaaagtgttatctcatattataaaaaaattatcaaaagttaaaaaatattttctataatacAGTAACTtgtataaattcaatttttaagccttaaatttctaatatttttttttacttatttataatttctttttttttatattgaaacattttaaaattttcataaaaataactaaataaagaTGACCTTTTCTTTATATACGTCTATTATATTTGTAGATTGTCAAcctattaaataattatacgAAAATTCCTTTTATATAAAATGTCTTTTAAACATAAACCTTAGTTTGTAAGATTGTCTGctcatttatatttgtttttccaaATCATCTATTAAAAAGTTTGGTTGTGAACTCTATTCAACTCTTTTACGAATCCACTTgctatttcaaattatttctcGACTTGCTATTTCAAAtcatctaataaaaaataatatccttataatcataataaaacttactaaaattgacatttataaaacaatttaaaatagtaatgaGATAAAATTATCTGTGACAtacattttctttatattaaaaaatgaagacaGTAAGAAGAGTCCAAGAGAAATACAAGTTGAAATCCTTAGTTATAAGATGGTTGAAAAGTATCTGATATGTGAAACACAGGCCAAGAGTTATTGCAGATTATATATCAGTAACATCACACAAAATATAACAGCTGATATAGCAGAAAGCATGAAAAGTAGCATTTGAAAACAGACCTACTTTCACATAGAAAACTAGAAGGACAAAGGCCTTAGGCAACAGTTTCTATAGCAGCAGTTTCTGAAGGCTTGTTTTCAGTCTCAGCTGAGGCAACAGGTGCAGGTTCTGAAGGTTTGGTATCATTTTCAGCCGAGGATGCAACAGGTGCAGTTTCTGAAGGTTTGGTATCATTTTCAGCTGAGGATGCAACAGGTGCAGTTTCTGAAGGTTTGTTTTCAGGTGGTGCTTCATCCACCCAGAATGCAGTCTTCTTTCCAGTTTTGGAAACAGCTTGCAGAACTTCATCTGGTTGTACATTTCCCTTCACTGTCACCTTCTGCTCCTTCATATCAATGTCAAATGACTCAACACCTATACATATAAAcaccattatttttatattttgatataataacATTGCAGAAATTTTGAAGGGTAAAGCTAATAATGGACATGGAATGGAACAAAACTTTTGCTTGTCATATCCCTCTTAGAATAATGTATGTACCAAAAAAGGGTTATTTCCATCACATTGAGTGTCACACGATAGTTAGGAAAATAAAAAGCTTTTGAAACTCCATCAAACATGTCTCAAGCATCAATGAAATCATcatattagatattaaaatacaGATAAGAAACTGATTCGCATGTATTACATGCAAAGAATATGAGTAAATTCgtaaaatcaattgaaaatcaTAAAGGGGTTATTCACAATACCCAACAACAAAAGATCATGGATTCAAAGTGGAATGTTAGCTTACACTAATACACGTATGAAGCTCCGACACGGTGTTGGAGCCGCGCTTCCCCGAGTCGGAAGCGCACCGAACACGGACATCGTCGGAAGCGCGTACGACGCGGTGTCGGACACGATATTTGGGTCGGACACGGTCTTCCTTCTGGACGTGTGGAGAAGAGTGGATGTTGATCTTATCGTTGCGGTTGCCATTGTAGAAAATAGGGTTATCAGAGAAAAGAAAAGCCACCGAGAGAAGAAGGAGCtggaaagaaaacataatataaatttaggtttaattaatcataaggtacccagtttggtatTAGCCTGTCAAATTGatacccacttttaaaaaaatgtcaattgcatcccaatttttgaaaattgcttcaattaggtacctttcagacagagttgactaacgccgttagtcaatgtgccacgtgtcaatctgtggtttttttgatttttttttaaaaaaaattattttttttttaattttttaattttttttaaaaaataaaaaataaaaatgtcacgtgtcaagtcactgtgtgtgacacgtggcattgtcagtgccacgtgacattgtaatgccacgtgtcagtgtcactattagatgtcattgtgttgatttcgatttagtccccacatatgtctttttgtttcaatttagtacctaagtatgtgtatctgattcaattttgtcccaatttttttttaataattaaaatatttttgtaatccattttttataagattaaaaataattaagtataaatatttttacaaaattaagtactaatatttataatgtttctcttaatttcagaccaaatttattatttgtatgaatgttatgctatttcttttttattaaaaatgacttaataaaatgacttttaccactaagttttaatataaatatcaaatacttaatttttttaattattaaaaattattaggtcaaaattgaatcaaatacacataagtaagtactaaattgaaacgaaaaaacataaatggggactaaatcgaaatcatcacaataacatctgatagtgacactgacacgtggcattacaatgtcacgtggcactgacaatgccacgagtcacacacagggacttgacacgtggcatttttaattttttttaaaaaaaatttaaaaaaaaattaaaaaaaaaaaacaaaaaaaccacagattgacacgtggcacgttgactaacggcgttagtcaactctgtctgaaaggtacctaattgaagcaattttcaaaagttgggatgcaattgacatttttctaaaagcgggtaccaatttgacacgctagtaccaaactgggtaccttacgattaattaaacctataaatttaataatagttattttatttaatcaatttgTTTTGATTTCACGGATTACAAAGAATTATCTCCCCTCACTTCCTCatcatttaacttttttctcaatataattattttatttaaagaaattttaatatgtttaattagtatataatatattatattataattaattttaatttatgatatcttttattttttatatttaaataatttaatttctattacattaatttatatataattatataattaatatattttataatatatatgtgtCTCGTATTTTAAAGAGGATAATGTTGATAATGCATGAAcagtcaaataaattttattaaatgataattGATGAATGAAGGTTGATTATATACTTGCTTTTactgtttttatttatgatgttcttagaaaaacaaatatggATATGGCTACTCTTCATTTAGTGTATGAGACGTGGGATTCAATGATTGAAGATGTGAGGAAAATCATATACCAACATGAAGGAAAGGAAAGGCACAAATTGAACATTCATCTTTACGGATATGGCTACTCTTCATTTAGTGTATGAGATGTGGGATTCACTGATTGAAGATGTGAGGAACATCATATACCAACATTAAGGAAAGGAAAGGCACAAATTGaacattaatcttttttttttttttgagacaGTAAACTCAGTATTAATTGATCGTTGAACTAaaagtatgtatatatatatatatatatatatatatatatatatatatatatatatattataaaaaaattactcaaataatactaataataataaaaatataaaatgatataataattattaaatcaataataatattaagacaatatataaaacaattaaattaatagaGATCaccaattataataacaataataaataaaagataaaaggtaaTGAGTAGAAATATGTTGGGTTGAGACACACATAGCACTAGAGAGAAAACGCTCCTACTACAtagggctaaacaaatacacactcatatgtgtttcaaatcatatgcgttcctctcccaagatacaacaacctgTCAGATCGAACGAATTtctgaaccttatgaacactactgtcttaaagataatatagagaagaaagaataagatttctaatttctaagaaaaactctagtgtttgttgtctctgttgttgtcttttcccatgcacctaggtagtatttataggtag is a window from the Vigna unguiculata cultivar IT97K-499-35 chromosome 7, ASM411807v1, whole genome shotgun sequence genome containing:
- the LOC114190308 gene encoding copper transport protein CCH-like; amino-acid sequence: MVFICIGVESFDIDMKEQKVTVKGNVQPDEVLQAVSKTGKKTAFWVDEAPPENKPSETAPVASSAENDTKPSETAPVASSAENDTKPSEPAPVASAETENKPSETAAIETVA